Proteins encoded within one genomic window of Camarhynchus parvulus chromosome 14, STF_HiC, whole genome shotgun sequence:
- the ABCA3 gene encoding LOW QUALITY PROTEIN: ATP-binding cassette sub-family A member 3 (The sequence of the model RefSeq protein was modified relative to this genomic sequence to represent the inferred CDS: deleted 2 bases in 1 codon) produces MVLLRQFRLLLWKNYILQKRQILVTLIEVCLPLLFAAILIALRHRVHSVSHPNATLYPSQSVDDLPSFFSSQHASNPWELAYVPSNSSAVRSIAEAVERALPINIRAQGFPSERDFEEYVRLDNRSGSVLAAVVFRHRFPHSSAPLPLQVEYELRFKYSPRNAPRSEQTGLNPNLDRDWHTSYLFPLFQLPGPREAKFADGGTPGYLREGFLAVQHAVDRAIMQYHAGASSASLLENITVVVQRFPFPAYVNDLFLLAIQNQLPLLLMLSFTYTSLNIVRAVVHEKEKKLKEYMHMMGLSNWLHWSAWFLMFFLFLLVSVFFVTVLFCVKVSEQGAVLTNSDPTLVFTFLAIFSISSISFNFMVSTFFSRANVAAAAGGFLYFFSYIPYFFISPRYDLMSHSQKLASCLISNVAMAMGAQLIGMFEGKGTGIQWRDLMKPVSVDDNFTLAQVLGMLLLDSVLYGVVAWYVEAVFPGEYGVPQPWYFFLTPSYWCGRPRTVVGKEKEEEEDPEKALKSQYIEEEPADLVSGIKIKHLSKVFKVGNKTKEAVKDLTVNMYEGQITVLLGHNGAGKTTTLSMLTGLHSPTGGQAYINGYEISQDMVLIRRSLGLCPQHDVLFDNMTVEEHLHFYAGLKGYPASKCPEEISHILRILGLEDKRRSLSKALSGGMKRKLSIGIALIGDSKVVMLDEPTSGMDPASRRATWDLLQQQRSNRTILLTTHFMDEADLLGDRIAIMAKGELQCCGSSLFLKRKYGAGYHMVMVKEPYCNLGEISRLICQYVPNATMESNAGAELSFILPKESTHRFEALFTELEQRREELGIASYGASVTTMEEVFLRVGKLVDSSMDIQAIQLPALQYQHERRSNDWAMDDSSSLSGMTDMTDDSGALITEDCSSIKLNTGFYLCCQQFYAMFMKRAMYSWRNWKMVAAQFLVPLIFTAFALIVAKTFPGPRDSSQLRLTLEPYGQTIVPFSVSGAAGLPQRLAEQYTELLDAQHQSPLEVLGGLEEYLISRASEEGGAFNEHYIAAASFEAAGNRTLVTALFNNQAYHSPATALMLADSAILKVLAGPNASITVTNYPQPRNITEKAKDQLMEGQTGFAIAINLLYGMASLASTFALLLVSERAIKAKHVQFVSGVYVVNFWLSALLWDIINFLIPCALMLVIFQAFNVQAFTQDSHLVDVMLIFLLYGWAIIPLMYLLSFFFSVAATAYTRLTIFNILSGTATFLAVTIMSIPELGLVDLSKTLDKVFLILPNYCLGQCISDFYQNYEFIQFCTSSVEAIFICKAFNISYQMNYFSWETPGIGRYLTSLAIQGFSFLFLLFLIETNLLWRLRTLVCGICRRRKWVALLNRVSMLPEDRDVADERKKVLESPPELLSSLSSPLVIKELTKVYDSRESLLAVDRISLAVSKGECFGLLGFNGAGKTTTFKMLTGDESITSGDAFVDGHSILANIKKVQQRIGYCPQFDALLEHMTGRETLSMYARLRGIPERYIGSCVENMLRGLLLEPHADKLIRTYSGGNKRKLSAGIALIGGPPVIFLDEPSTGMDPVARRLLWDAVTRTRECGKSIIFTSHSMEECEALCTRLAIMVNGQFKCLGSPQHLKSKFGSGYTLLAKTRSEEEGELQAFKAFVEKTFPGSVLKHEHQGMVHYHLTNKNLSWAQVFGALEKAKEKYRLEDYSVSQISLEQVFMSFTRFQHYTEDRGK; encoded by the exons ATGGTTCTGCTCAGGCAgttcaggctgctgctctggaagaaCTACATCCTGCAG AAGAGGCAGATCCTGGTGACGCTGATCGAGGTGTGCCTGCCGCTGCTCTTCGCCGCCATCCTGATCGCGCTGCGGCACCGCGTGCACTCCGTCAGCCACCCCAACGCCACCCTCTACCCCAGCCAGTCTGTGGATGACCTGCCCAGCTTCTTCTCCTCCCAGCATGCCAGCAACCCCTGGGAGCTGGCCTATGTCCCCTCCAACAGCAGCGCCGTCCGGAGCATCGCCGAGGCAGTGGAGAGAGCTCTGCCCATCAACATCagag CTCAGGGCTTCCCCTCGGAGCGGGACTTTGAGGAGTACGTCAGGCTGGACAACCGCTCGGGCAGCGTCCTGGCCGCCGTCGTGTTCCGGCACCGCTTCCCGCACAGCTCGGCCCCGCTGCCCCTCCAG GTGGAGTATGAGCTGCGCTTCAAGTACAGCCCCAGGAATGCCCCGCGGAGCGAGCAGACGGGGCTGAACCCCAACCTGGACCGGGACTGGCACACCAGTTACCTCTTCCCACTCTTCCAGCTGCCCGGGCCCCGCGAGGCCAAGTTTGCTGATGGGGGCACaccag GTTATCTCCGGGAGGGATTCCTGGCGGTGCAGCACGCGGTGGACAGGGCTATCATGCAGTACCACGCcggtgccagctctgccagcctgctgGAGAACATCACCGTGGTGGTGCAGCgcttccccttcccagcctACGTCAATGACCTCTTCCTCCTGGCCATCCAGAaccagctgcccctgctgctcaTGCTCAGCTTCACCTACACCTCGCTCAACATCGTCCGCGCCGTCGTCCACGAGAAGGAGAAGAAGCTGAAG GAGTACATGCACATGATGGGCCTCAGCAACTGGTTGCACTGGAGTGCCTGGTTCCTCatgttcttcctcttcctcctggtgTCCGTGTTCTTCGTCACCGTGCTCTTCTGTGTCAAG GTGAGCGAACAGGGAGCAGTGCTCACCAACAGTGACCCCACCCTGGTGTTCACCTTCCTTGCCAtcttctccatctcctccatCTCCTTCAACTTCATGGTGAGCACCTTCTTCTCACGAG caaacGTTGCGGCCGCCGCTGGCGGCTTCCTCTACTTCTTCTCCTACATCCCCTACTTCTTCATCTCGCCCCGCTACGACCTGATGTCCCACAGCCAGAAGCTGGCATCCTGCCTCATCTCCAACGTGGCCATGGCCATGGGGGCGCAGCTCATCGGCATGTTTGAAGGGAAAG GGACTGGCATCCAGTGGAGGGACCTCATGAAGCCTGTCAGCGTGGATGACAACTTCACCTTGGCCCaggtgctggggatgctgctcctggaCTCGGTGCTGTATGGTGTGGTGGCCTGGTACGTGGAGGCTGTGTTCCCTGGCGAGTACGGTGTGCCACAGCCCTGGTACTTCTTCCTCACG CCCTCGTACTGGTGTGGGCGGCCCAGGACTGTtgtggggaaagagaaagaggaggaggaggacccCGAGAAAGCCCTGAAGAGTCAGTACATTGAGGAGGAACCAGCTGACCTCGTGTCAGGCATCAAAATAAAGCACCTGTCCAAG GTCTTCAAAGTGGGAAACAAGACAAAAGAGGCAGTGAAGGACTTGACAGTGAACATGTACGAGGGGCAGATCACTGTCCTGTTGGGACACAATGGTGCTGGGAAGACCACCACTCTGTCCATGCTCACAG GTCTGCACTCCCCGACGGGCGGGCAGGCCTACATCAACGGCTACGAGATCTCCCAGGACATGGTCCTGATCCGCcgcagcctggggctgtgcccccagcacGACGTCCTCTTCGACAACATGACAGTGGAAGAGCACCTGCACTTCTATGCAGGG CTGAAGGGATACCCAGCCTCCAAGTGTCCTGAGGAGATCAGCCACATCCTGAGGATCCTTGGCTTGGAGGACAAGCGCCGCTCCCTGAGCAAGGCTCTCTCCGGGGGCATGAAGCGCAAGCTGTCCATCGGCATCGCCCTCATCGGGGACTCCAAG GTGGTGATGCTGGATGAGCCAACGTCAGGGATGGACCCAGCCTCCCGCAGAGCCACGTGGGatcttctgcagcagcagaggagcaacAGAACCATCCTGCTGACCACTCACTTCATGGACGAGGCAGACCTGCTGGGGGACCGCATAGCCATCATGGCCAAGGGCGAGCTGCAGTGCTGCGGCTCCTCGCTCTTCCTCAAGCGCAAATACG GGGCTGGATATCACATGGTGATGGTGAAGGAGCCCTACTGCAACCTGGGAGAGATCTCCCGCCTCATCTGCCAGTACGTGCCCAATGCCACCATGGAGAGCAACGCCGGGGCAGAGCTGTCCTTCATCCTGCCCAAGGAGAGCACCCACAG GTTTGAGGCCCTGTTCacggagctggagcagaggcgGGAGGAGCTGGGCATCGCCAGCTACGGCGCCTCGGTCACCACCATGGAGGAGGTGTTCCTCAG ggttGGGAAGCTCGTGGACTCCAGCATGGATATCCAGGCCatccagctgcctgctctgcagtaCCAGCACGAGAGACGCTCCAACGACTGGGCAATGGATGACTCCAGCAGCCTGAGTGGCATGACGGACATGACAGATGACAGCGGGGCGCTCATTACTGAGGACTGCTCCAGCATCAAGCTCAACACCGGG TTCtacctgtgctgccagcagttCTACGCCATGTTCATGAAGCGGGCCATGTACAGCTGGCGCAACTGGAAGATGGTGGCGGCGCAGTTCCTCGTGCCTCTGATCTTCACTGCCTTTGCCCTCATCGTGGCCAAGACCTTCCCGGGCCCACGGGACTCGTCCCAGCTGCGGCTGACGCTGGAGCCCTACGGCCAGACCATCGTGCCTTTCTCGGTGTCGGGCGCTGCGGGGCTGCCGCAGAGGCTGGCGGAGCAGTACACGGAGCTGCTGGATGCCCAGCATCAGTCGCCACTGGAGGTGCTGG GTGGGCTGGAGGAGTACCTCATCTCCCGAGCCTCCGAGGAAGGAGGAGCCTTCAACGAGCACTACATTGCAGCCGCCTCCTTCGAGGCCGCGGGGAACCGCACGCTGGTCACGGCGCTCTTCAACAACCAGGCCTACCACTCCCCGGCCACCGCCCTCATGCTGGCTGACAGCGCCATCCTCAAGGTGCTGGCAGGCCCCAACGCCTCCATCACCGTCACCAACTACCCCCAGCCCCGCAACATCACCGAGAAGGCCAAGGACCAGCTCATGGA aggcCAGACTGGCTTTGCCATTGCCATCAACCTGCTGTATGGGATGGCCTCTCTCGCCAGCACCTTTGCGCTGCTGCTGGTCAGCGAACGCGCCATCAAGGCCAAGCACGTCCAGTTCGTCAGTGGCGTGTACGTGGTCAACTTCTGGctttctgccctgctctgggacatCATCAACTTCCTCATCCCTTGTGCTCTGATGTTG GTGATATTCCAAGCCTTCAACGTGCAAGCCTTCACCCAAGACAGCCACCTTGTTGACGTGATGTTGATCTTCCTCCTTTATGGCTGGGCCATCATCCCCCTCATGTACCTCCTCAGCTTCTTCTTCTCGGTGGCAGCCACGGCCTACACCCGTCTGACCATCTTCAACATCCTCTCCGGCACCGCCACCTTCCTCGCCGTCACCATCATGAGCATCCCAG AGCTGGGCTTGGTGGACCTCTCCAAAACCCTGGATAAAGTTTTTCTCATCTTACCCAATTACTGCTTGGGCCAGTGCATCAGTGACTTCTACCAGAACTATGAGTTCATTCAGTTCTGCACCTCCTCTGTTGAAGCCATCTTCATCTGCAAGGCCTTCA ATATCAGTTATCAGATGAACTACTTTTCCTGGGAGACCCCTGGGATTGGGCGGTACCTGACCTCCTTGGCCATCCAGggtttctccttcctcttcctcctcttcctcattgAGACAAACCTTCTCTGGAGGCTGAGAACTCTGGTCTGTGGCATCTGCAGGCGGCGGAAATGG GTGGCCCTGCTGAACAGGGTGTCTATGCTGCCAGAGGACAGGGACGTGGCAGATGAGAGGAAGAAGGTTTTGGAGTCACCACCAGAACTGCTGTCGTCTCTCAGCAGCCCTCTGGTCATCAAGGAGCTGACCAAG GTCTACGACAGCCGGGAGTCTCTGCTGGCAGTGGACAGGATCTCCTTGGCTGTCAGCAAAGGGGAATGCTTTGGTCTCCTTGGCTTCAATGGAGCGGGCAAAACCACCACCTTCAAGATGCTGACAGGTGATGAGAGCATCACATCGGGGGACGCCTTTGTGGATGGCCACAGCATTCTGGCCAACATCAAGAAG gtgcagcagcGGATCGGGTACTGCCCGCAGTTTGACGCCCTGCTGGAGCACATGACGGGCCGCGAGACGCTGAGCATGTACGCGCGGCTGCGT GGCATCCCCGAGCGCTACATCGGCAGCTGCGTGGAGAACATGCTGcgggggctgctcctggagccGCACGCCGACAAGCTCATCAGGACCTACAG CGGTGGGAACAAGCGGAAGCTGAGTGCTGGCATTGCCCTCATTGGTGGCCCCCCTGTGATCTTCCTGGATGAGCCCTCCACTGGCATGGACCCCGTGGCCCGGCGCTTGCTCTGGGATGCAGTGACACGGACACGGGAGTGTGGCAAATCCATCATCTTCACCTCCCACAG catgGAGGAGTGCGAGGCACTGTGCACACGACTGGCCATCATGGTGAATGGGCAGTTCAAgtgcctgggcagcccccagcacctcAAAAGCAAGTTTGGTAGTGGATACACCTTGCTGGCCAAAACCCGGAGCGAGGAGGAGGGTGAGCTGCAGGCCTTCAAGGCCTTCGTGGAGAAGACTTTCCCAG GCAGTGTCCTGAAGCATGAGCACCAGGGCATGGTGCATTACCACTTGACCAACAAGAACCTCAGCTGGGCACAG